GTTCTGGGCGATCGGCATGATCTTCCAGAAGCGCCGCGACATCAGCCTGCCGACGCTCTCCTTCGCCGGCTGGCAGCTCGCCATCGCGGCCCTGCCGGTGGCGGCGATGGCGTTCCTGTGGGAAGGCTTCACCATCCCGCCGGTGCCGCTCTCGCTCGGCCTCATCATCGCCTACACGATCCTGGTGAGCCACGTGTTCTCGTATTTCGCGTGGTTCAAGATCGTCGAGATCTTCCCGACCCAGATCGCCGCCATCGCCACGCTGATGACGCCGGTGG
The Elusimicrobiota bacterium genome window above contains:
- a CDS encoding EamA family transporter; translated protein: FWAIGMIFQKRRDISLPTLSFAGWQLAIAALPVAAMAFLWEGFTIPPVPLSLGLIIAYTILVSHVFSYFAWFKIVEIFPTQIAAIATLMTPVVGETFGLAELTATILCGGALALVLIVPGRRA